In the Leptospiraceae bacterium genome, one interval contains:
- a CDS encoding DNA-protecting protein DprA: MFHSSINTLIFLLSISRIANFARNRKIIEDSKTIEELIKKIIDYLPKTELLKHLPVCEYTKELIERDSISIIHYFEKDYPDLLRNISDPPLILFYKGNRNLFQIEKTSVVGTRKPSRLSRFAANKIPELLSKDKNIAIVSGMAMGIDREVMLSSIEKNIPTIGVLGTGINIEYPYINKDLYEKMKSSDNTLIISEMRPDEKYGKWSFPKRNRIITGLSNLLVVMEAPKKSGAISSANHAISQFREILVFDHKSLFNNEGGRKLLEDGAKPITLDDITKKKNSITHISEFLADSKNIPKILSGLGKLESEGLLKDMGGGYYLNLGKT; the protein is encoded by the coding sequence ATGTTCCATAGCTCAATCAATACTTTGATATTTCTATTATCAATTTCTCGGATAGCGAATTTTGCAAGAAATAGAAAGATAATAGAAGATTCAAAAACCATCGAAGAGCTAATAAAAAAAATTATTGATTATTTACCTAAAACAGAATTATTAAAACACCTGCCTGTTTGCGAATACACAAAAGAGTTGATAGAAAGAGACTCCATTTCTATAATCCACTATTTTGAAAAAGACTATCCAGATTTATTGAGAAATATTTCGGATCCTCCTTTGATTTTATTTTACAAAGGAAATAGAAATCTTTTTCAGATCGAAAAAACTTCTGTAGTGGGTACAAGAAAACCTTCGAGACTATCAAGGTTTGCTGCAAATAAAATTCCCGAACTTTTATCCAAGGACAAAAATATTGCAATCGTATCTGGAATGGCAATGGGGATAGACAGGGAGGTTATGCTCTCTTCTATAGAAAAAAATATTCCTACAATCGGAGTTCTTGGGACAGGAATTAATATAGAATACCCATATATAAACAAAGATTTATACGAAAAAATGAAAAGCTCGGACAACACTCTTATTATTTCAGAGATGAGACCTGATGAAAAATACGGTAAATGGTCTTTTCCGAAACGAAATAGAATTATCACGGGTCTGTCTAATTTGTTAGTAGTTATGGAAGCCCCAAAAAAAAGTGGTGCTATTTCTTCCGCCAACCATGCAATCAGTCAATTTAGGGAGATTCTTGTATTTGACCACAAGAGCCTTTTTAATAACGAGGGGGGACGTAAACTTTTAGAAGATGGTGCAAAGCCAATTACTTTAGATGATATTACTAAGAAAAAAAATTCAATCACACATATTTCTGAATTCTTGGCAGACTCTAAAAATATACCAAAAATTTTGTCCGGTCTCGGCAAATTAGAAAGCGAAGGACTACTGAAAGATATGGGTGGTGGATATTATCTAAATCTTGGCAAAACTTAA
- a CDS encoding DedA family protein, whose protein sequence is MEFITNIIDFILHIDKHLDYITQEFGLLTYLILFLIIFAETGLVVTPFLPGDSLLFAIGAIAARGSLSLTIIIITLIIAAIIGDTVNYWVGRYFRPKILSGHNIRFINKKHLDKTHEFYEKYGGKTIIIGRFIPIVRTFAPFVAGIGEMTYSKFILYNIVGGIIWILIFTVAGFVFGNIPLIRKNFTLVVFAIIFLSILPAIIEFIKIRYFQKK, encoded by the coding sequence ATGGAGTTTATTACAAACATTATTGATTTTATATTACATATAGACAAGCACTTAGATTACATAACGCAAGAATTTGGTTTGCTAACTTATTTGATTTTGTTTTTGATTATATTTGCTGAGACAGGTCTAGTGGTAACTCCATTTTTACCGGGGGATTCTTTACTTTTTGCGATAGGTGCAATTGCTGCAAGAGGGAGTCTTAGCCTTACTATAATAATTATTACTCTTATAATTGCTGCAATCATCGGAGACACTGTAAATTATTGGGTAGGCAGATATTTCAGACCCAAGATTTTGAGTGGGCATAATATACGGTTTATTAATAAAAAACATTTAGACAAGACCCATGAATTTTACGAAAAATACGGTGGGAAAACTATCATCATAGGGAGATTTATACCGATTGTTAGGACTTTTGCGCCTTTTGTTGCAGGGATTGGTGAGATGACTTATTCGAAGTTTATTTTATACAATATTGTAGGTGGTATAATTTGGATTTTGATTTTCACTGTAGCAGGGTTTGTATTTGGAAATATTCCTTTAATTCGTAAAAATTTTACTCTTGTTGTGTTTGCGATAATTTTTCTTTCTATACTTCCTGCAATTATTGAGTTTATCAAGATACGTTATTTTCAAAAAAAATAG
- a CDS encoding ferredoxin-NADP reductase — MKQIREPKINLFKKSNPYIAKVIENVQLTPDFGKGKRPKNEGFSSIHKIIFSVDHSKYPYIIGQSAGVIPPGEDPEKVAKGSDNTGYTVRLYSICSPTYDRDLQEKTMELLVKRDNAYDKEGNVLYTGVCSNYLCSLKPGDEVVMTGPSGKTFLLPTSDFSGDIYFCATGTGIAPFYGMVRELLEHKLIQFTGKLTLLFGSPYTDEMVFKNEFEEFEKKYSNFRFLTAISREEKNPFDGGRMYISHLVKQLGLQVKASLENRGRFYICGGPKGMETGILEEIKKIVDSSHSLEKFEEELKEKNQLFVETY, encoded by the coding sequence ATGAAACAAATTCGAGAACCAAAGATAAATCTATTTAAGAAATCCAATCCTTATATTGCAAAGGTTATTGAGAACGTTCAATTGACCCCGGACTTCGGAAAAGGAAAGCGTCCGAAAAATGAGGGCTTCTCATCTATACACAAAATTATCTTTTCAGTCGATCACTCTAAGTATCCGTACATAATCGGGCAGAGCGCAGGGGTGATTCCACCCGGAGAAGATCCTGAAAAAGTGGCTAAAGGCTCAGACAATACAGGCTATACAGTCAGATTGTATTCTATATGCTCCCCTACTTATGATAGAGATCTTCAAGAAAAAACAATGGAGCTTTTAGTAAAACGTGACAACGCTTATGACAAAGAAGGGAATGTGCTTTATACTGGGGTTTGTTCTAATTATTTGTGCTCTTTAAAGCCCGGTGATGAAGTGGTGATGACCGGGCCTTCCGGGAAAACATTTCTTTTACCGACAAGTGATTTTTCTGGAGATATATATTTTTGTGCTACGGGTACCGGCATTGCTCCATTTTATGGAATGGTTCGTGAACTATTGGAGCATAAATTGATCCAGTTTACCGGAAAATTAACTTTGCTTTTTGGGTCGCCTTATACTGATGAGATGGTATTTAAAAATGAGTTTGAAGAATTTGAAAAAAAATATTCTAATTTCAGATTTTTAACCGCAATCAGTCGTGAAGAAAAAAATCCATTCGATGGGGGAAGAATGTATATCAGTCATTTAGTCAAGCAACTTGGCCTTCAAGTAAAAGCGTCTTTGGAAAATAGAGGGAGGTTTTATATTTGTGGTGGACCAAAAGGCATGGAGACAGGAATACTTGAAGAGATTAAAAAAATTGTGGATAGTTCGCATAGCTTGGAAAAATTTGAAGAAGAGTTAAAAGAAAAAAATCAACTATTTGTGGAGACTTATTAA
- the rimI gene encoding ribosomal protein S18-alanine N-acetyltransferase → MFIKKLENADIENISEIEKICFPDTFWTMEQIQSHLKNFYGMGMFNQSIIGYILFSETISEIEILRIGVLPDERRKGLAEKLIYEIKDRKKDLILEVSDTNDFALKLYQKCGFKTIHSRKKYYRDESNALILKYTVI, encoded by the coding sequence ATGTTCATAAAAAAATTGGAAAATGCAGACATAGAAAATATTTCGGAAATAGAAAAAATCTGTTTTCCTGATACTTTTTGGACCATGGAACAAATCCAGTCTCATCTAAAGAATTTCTATGGAATGGGAATGTTCAATCAATCTATTATTGGCTATATTTTATTCAGTGAGACAATTTCTGAAATAGAAATTTTAAGAATTGGGGTGCTGCCTGATGAAAGAAGAAAGGGGCTGGCTGAAAAATTAATTTATGAGATAAAAGACCGAAAAAAGGATCTAATCTTAGAAGTTAGTGATACAAACGATTTTGCTTTAAAGCTCTATCAAAAATGCGGGTTTAAAACGATTCATTCAAGAAAAAAATATTACAGAGATGAAAGCAATGCCCTAATTTTGAAATACACTGTGATTTAA
- a CDS encoding phosphoribosylformylglycinamidine cyclo-ligase, with protein sequence MYSTNFVLIIFCFQEELFKMKKINSKITYKKSGVDTHAGQKFVSMIRSKVHSTHDRNVLGGIGGFSAAYDVSFLKNYKHPVLLSGTDGVGTKIEIARLLNKHDTIGIDLVAMCVNDLLVSGGEPLFFLDYISCGKLNIKKMNQIVAGISEGCKLAGVSLVGGETAEHPGIMKEDEYDLGGFAVGVVEKDKIIDGKNIKTGDIIIGLESSGPHSNGFSLLRKLYLKKGNLPEKKADLEFIKNDLMSPTKIYVKSILQLIQKVQVKGMVHITGGGFYENIPRVLPKDLCARIQKKLLPENEVFEKIHIDSSMSHKEIYSVLNMGIGYVVIVPEKDAEDSINILESLGEEAHIVGQVVKKQKDTVEFQ encoded by the coding sequence ATGTATTCGACAAACTTTGTTTTAATAATTTTTTGTTTTCAGGAAGAATTATTCAAGATGAAAAAAATAAACTCAAAGATTACATATAAAAAATCCGGAGTAGATACCCATGCAGGTCAAAAATTTGTGTCTATGATTCGTTCCAAAGTTCATTCCACCCATGATAGAAATGTATTGGGAGGGATTGGTGGGTTTTCTGCCGCATACGACGTTTCTTTTTTAAAAAATTACAAGCACCCGGTTTTATTATCTGGTACCGATGGGGTAGGAACAAAGATAGAGATTGCCAGACTTTTAAACAAACACGACACCATAGGAATAGATTTGGTTGCAATGTGTGTAAACGATTTATTAGTTAGTGGAGGCGAGCCATTATTCTTTTTAGACTACATTTCTTGCGGTAAACTAAATATAAAAAAAATGAATCAAATCGTAGCTGGGATTTCAGAGGGGTGTAAACTTGCGGGTGTTTCACTTGTAGGAGGAGAGACCGCAGAACACCCAGGAATTATGAAAGAAGACGAATACGATTTAGGTGGGTTTGCAGTAGGAGTTGTTGAAAAAGACAAAATCATTGACGGTAAAAACATTAAGACAGGAGACATAATTATTGGGTTGGAATCGAGCGGTCCTCACAGTAATGGTTTTTCTCTGTTACGAAAACTGTATTTAAAAAAAGGGAATTTGCCTGAGAAAAAAGCAGACTTAGAATTTATTAAAAACGATCTTATGTCTCCTACTAAAATTTATGTGAAATCCATTTTGCAATTAATCCAAAAAGTTCAAGTGAAAGGAATGGTACATATTACAGGTGGAGGATTTTATGAAAATATACCCAGAGTATTGCCAAAAGATTTATGCGCGAGGATACAGAAGAAACTTTTACCTGAAAATGAAGTTTTTGAAAAGATACATATAGATTCCTCTATGAGTCATAAAGAAATTTATTCTGTCCTGAACATGGGAATAGGTTATGTTGTTATTGTGCCTGAAAAAGATGCCGAAGATAGTATCAACATTTTAGAGTCCCTCGGAGAAGAAGCCCATATAGTCGGACAGGTTGTAAAAAAACAAAAAGATACGGTAGAATTTCAATAA
- a CDS encoding transcriptional regulator — protein sequence MAELGVIRDIDKGKGEIIRVEISEYKGKSYLNLRVWYTDKEGELKPTQKGIAIPPELYEDVKTAIIEAGSKF from the coding sequence ATGGCAGAGCTTGGAGTTATTCGTGACATAGACAAGGGCAAGGGAGAAATCATTCGTGTAGAAATAAGTGAGTACAAGGGAAAAAGTTATTTAAACCTTAGAGTTTGGTACACTGATAAAGAAGGAGAGTTGAAACCAACTCAAAAGGGAATTGCAATCCCTCCAGAGTTGTATGAAGATGTGAAGACAGCAATAATAGAAGCCGGCTCTAAATTTTAA
- a CDS encoding HAMP domain-containing protein: protein MKPTTKKAVQKTKKKGQPKSPFQKNISETTSELSLPSKDSKPEFLPSKWTIRYKLITIISGLIVISLSFMIALATFFFKSDSEVRIKENNINLTDIIGQKVSSEVQSLGSLSKVVASTLEQTPGAETTLVRSLFESDKNLIFVGSYSVSEDLTPRKKFYNSSFLSEREISRDSIDKITNNHSNFFKQSVNGMIKIQNVSSGFHYPVIGISFPYSFGGRSVIICYVKLDKFIGAFQSSGITITYLVNSEGKLMAHPDTNLVKQGAKFSEVPIVKAMKESSVDSGLTKYKDKNGELFIGSYKKLPSIGAGVISTVSEKKAFEEVYNIQRRNAYLMIVVLNLAILIVYLFSKSLTSPILKLVGAAKQIEKGQYAVNIQPTTRDEIGVLTNSFVSMVGGLIERENLKSSLGKFVNKEIAELASKGELNLGGERKVCTIFFSDIRGFTSLSEKLPPEEVVEVLNSYLQEMVSCVKQTGGNVDKFIGDAIMAAWGTTKAHDDDPKKAIDCALLMREVLLKYNRGRGSVKKPIIKIGIGINTGPVVVGQIGSEEKLDFTVIGDSVNIASRLESLNKTYGTDILVSESTLKQYIKLYKVEKLQPVTVKGKSEAITVYAVLGKAGDSKAPNSIKELRNLVGIDFKPNQKKS, encoded by the coding sequence GTGAAACCAACAACTAAAAAGGCAGTGCAAAAAACAAAAAAGAAAGGTCAGCCTAAATCGCCTTTTCAGAAAAATATTTCTGAAACTACCTCTGAATTATCTTTACCTTCAAAGGACAGTAAGCCGGAATTTTTACCGTCAAAGTGGACAATTCGTTACAAACTAATTACGATTATTTCTGGACTGATCGTAATTTCACTATCTTTTATGATAGCGCTTGCCACCTTTTTCTTTAAATCAGACAGTGAAGTAAGGATTAAAGAAAATAATATAAATCTCACCGATATAATCGGGCAAAAAGTTTCGTCCGAAGTTCAGTCTTTGGGAAGTCTGTCTAAGGTAGTAGCCTCTACATTAGAGCAAACTCCTGGAGCAGAAACTACACTGGTTCGTTCTCTTTTTGAAAGCGATAAAAATTTAATTTTTGTAGGCTCATATTCTGTATCAGAAGATTTGACTCCAAGGAAAAAATTTTACAATTCATCTTTTTTATCGGAAAGAGAAATTTCTCGCGACTCAATAGATAAAATCACTAACAATCATTCCAATTTTTTTAAACAGTCCGTAAATGGAATGATAAAGATTCAAAATGTCAGTTCCGGTTTCCATTACCCTGTAATTGGAATTTCTTTTCCATATTCTTTTGGCGGTAGGTCTGTAATCATCTGCTACGTAAAATTAGACAAATTCATAGGTGCTTTTCAATCCTCGGGAATTACAATTACTTATTTAGTAAATTCAGAAGGAAAGTTAATGGCTCACCCTGATACAAATTTGGTAAAGCAAGGTGCAAAGTTTTCTGAAGTTCCTATTGTCAAAGCGATGAAAGAAAGCTCTGTAGATTCCGGTCTTACAAAATATAAAGATAAAAATGGAGAGTTATTTATTGGCTCATACAAGAAACTTCCTTCTATCGGAGCCGGTGTAATTTCCACTGTATCCGAAAAAAAAGCCTTTGAAGAAGTTTACAATATTCAAAGAAGAAATGCCTATCTAATGATAGTAGTATTAAATCTTGCTATACTCATAGTGTATTTATTTTCAAAATCTTTAACTTCACCTATTTTAAAACTTGTAGGGGCAGCAAAACAAATAGAGAAAGGGCAATACGCCGTAAATATTCAGCCAACCACAAGAGATGAAATAGGAGTGTTGACAAATTCCTTTGTTTCCATGGTGGGCGGGCTAATCGAAAGAGAGAATTTAAAATCATCTCTCGGAAAATTTGTGAATAAAGAGATTGCAGAGCTTGCATCCAAAGGTGAGTTAAATTTAGGAGGAGAAAGAAAAGTCTGTACAATTTTCTTCTCGGACATACGAGGGTTTACTTCTTTATCGGAAAAACTTCCACCGGAAGAAGTTGTAGAAGTATTAAATTCTTATCTACAGGAAATGGTTAGTTGCGTAAAACAAACAGGTGGAAATGTAGATAAGTTTATCGGAGACGCTATAATGGCTGCATGGGGGACTACCAAAGCCCATGACGACGACCCAAAAAAAGCAATAGATTGCGCACTATTGATGAGAGAGGTATTATTAAAATACAATAGGGGGCGAGGAAGCGTAAAAAAACCAATTATTAAAATTGGAATAGGAATCAATACAGGACCTGTCGTAGTAGGTCAAATCGGCTCTGAAGAAAAATTAGATTTTACTGTAATTGGGGATTCTGTTAATATTGCGTCCAGACTTGAATCTTTGAACAAGACTTACGGAACGGATATTTTGGTTTCTGAATCTACTCTCAAACAGTACATCAAGCTCTACAAAGTTGAGAAATTGCAACCGGTAACCGTAAAAGGAAAATCCGAGGCAATCACTGTGTATGCCGTTCTCGGAAAAGCCGGTGACTCAAAAGCTCCAAATTCCATAAAGGAATTGAGAAATCTTGTAGGAATTGATTTTAAACCAAATCAGAAGAAAAGTTAG
- the murB gene encoding UDP-N-acetylmuramate dehydrogenase, which yields MVLKFLSEIQEDLKEKSISFKTNVNLSLYSSFKIGGISPLLIEPENTEQIFDIFHILQKRETAYKILGGGTNLLISDHPDNFVVLKLAGEFKEFTLISDNQFSIGGGALTTPTFRKISQSGFTGGEFLSTIPGSVGGAVIQNAGCYGGEIFQLIDSVECIQNGRLVHLNKKDIQYSYRNSEFKENKNSIVLNIKISLKEGNISEIEESLKEKRDKRNSSQPSNKKSAGSVFKNPPKTKNNLRPLKSWELIDRVGLRGFVKGGAIISKEHCNFITNEGNARASDVDYLISLVQDSVYNKFGILLEKEIEYFGEVP from the coding sequence GTGGTCTTGAAATTTCTTTCAGAGATACAGGAGGATTTGAAAGAAAAGTCAATTTCGTTTAAAACCAACGTAAATCTATCCTTATATTCTTCTTTTAAGATAGGTGGAATTTCTCCTTTACTGATTGAACCAGAAAATACCGAACAGATTTTTGATATATTTCATATTTTACAAAAAAGAGAAACTGCCTATAAGATTTTGGGTGGGGGTACCAATCTACTTATTTCGGATCATCCGGATAATTTTGTCGTTTTGAAATTGGCTGGAGAGTTTAAGGAATTTACTTTGATCTCGGACAACCAATTTTCAATCGGTGGAGGTGCGCTGACTACTCCTACTTTTCGTAAAATTTCACAATCCGGGTTTACAGGTGGGGAATTTTTAAGTACAATTCCTGGCTCTGTGGGTGGAGCTGTAATTCAGAATGCGGGTTGTTATGGTGGAGAAATATTTCAGCTAATCGACTCAGTTGAGTGTATTCAAAATGGAAGGCTGGTACATTTAAACAAGAAAGATATTCAGTATAGTTACAGAAATTCAGAATTTAAGGAAAATAAAAATTCCATAGTTTTAAATATTAAAATTTCTTTGAAAGAAGGAAATATTAGTGAAATTGAAGAATCTTTGAAAGAAAAAAGGGATAAGAGAAATTCTTCTCAACCTTCCAATAAAAAAAGTGCGGGCTCGGTTTTTAAAAATCCTCCCAAAACTAAAAACAACCTTAGACCATTAAAAAGTTGGGAATTGATTGATAGGGTTGGACTTCGAGGATTTGTAAAAGGTGGTGCAATTATTTCAAAAGAGCATTGTAATTTTATCACCAACGAGGGAAATGCAAGAGCGAGTGATGTTGACTATTTGATTTCTTTGGTACAAGATAGCGTGTACAATAAGTTTGGAATCTTGTTAGAGAAAGAAATAGAATATTTCGGAGAAGTTCCATAA
- a CDS encoding FecR domain-containing protein, which yields MELLIKKFLTDSYEFIRIYIVGNLFFSKENRIPAILILNTVIFSLLFTYDYRKKESFGTRKSIGNIVFKKNSVQRKFDNRIVWSTIDINNPVSNKDSIKTEALADAIIKLNDGTEIHIDENTMIFLDFSGFNPTINFKEGSIKIKKSFDNSFFSSKMIIQSEGQTVEIGKSDISLRRTKENLDVYVEKGKAEVISNNTSQKIEEGTLASLGEKDIQAKKISISLIHPPDKIRIIDSGETAEVDFSWNKFGSGEVFLEISRNSAFQTIYKKTRVSGDKIQISIPEGTYYWRVSAISEGKEEHSETRKLIIVTDSQIKIFSPRNKEIIYHKDSSPLVDFHWNKRFLSAGYTLTLSHSPDLKEKTKSYEIDSNSMSLSNLEDGVYYWKITSKSELADIPIRNSSVSQFSIQKSIQVSPVILLKPADQFQYSQIPSNIAFEWEALNTDSFLLQISQESNFKNIVFEQKTDHPNFSYTQALHNGEYYWRVKNLEKGGDFSKAFRFIVSEPEKNTEVTSPVVVPPKKVEQVVEKPKEVITEETIKTKKVTTQEKKTQPDSSEPQVKPRRPTKETEEEREQRRKIELEKFNEYLKM from the coding sequence ATGGAATTATTAATTAAAAAATTTCTTACTGATTCTTATGAATTCATTAGAATTTACATAGTAGGGAATTTATTTTTTTCAAAAGAGAATCGTATCCCTGCAATTCTTATTTTGAACACTGTAATTTTTTCACTTCTATTTACTTACGATTATCGAAAAAAAGAGAGTTTTGGAACTAGAAAATCTATTGGAAACATTGTTTTTAAGAAAAATTCAGTCCAAAGGAAATTTGACAATAGAATAGTTTGGAGTACGATAGATATTAATAATCCTGTTTCCAATAAAGACTCTATAAAAACTGAAGCGCTTGCAGATGCGATTATCAAACTCAATGATGGAACAGAAATCCATATAGACGAAAACACTATGATTTTTCTCGATTTTTCTGGATTCAACCCTACGATCAATTTTAAAGAAGGCTCGATCAAAATCAAAAAATCTTTTGATAATAGTTTTTTTAGTTCAAAAATGATCATTCAATCCGAGGGTCAGACTGTAGAAATCGGAAAAAGTGATATTAGTTTACGAAGAACAAAAGAAAATTTAGACGTATATGTAGAGAAAGGAAAAGCAGAGGTTATAAGCAATAATACTTCTCAAAAAATAGAGGAAGGTACGCTTGCCAGTCTCGGTGAGAAAGATATTCAAGCGAAAAAAATTTCTATATCCCTTATACATCCTCCCGATAAAATCAGAATTATAGATTCCGGTGAGACTGCTGAAGTAGATTTTTCTTGGAATAAATTCGGCTCTGGAGAAGTGTTTTTAGAAATTTCCAGAAACTCTGCCTTTCAGACTATTTATAAGAAGACTCGTGTTTCAGGAGATAAAATACAAATCTCTATCCCTGAAGGAACTTACTACTGGAGGGTCTCTGCTATTTCTGAAGGGAAAGAAGAGCATAGCGAAACAAGAAAATTAATTATAGTTACAGACTCACAGATTAAAATATTCTCTCCGAGAAATAAAGAAATTATATACCACAAAGATTCCTCCCCTTTGGTAGATTTTCACTGGAATAAGAGATTTCTTTCCGCAGGATACACGCTTACTTTATCTCATAGCCCTGACTTAAAAGAAAAAACCAAGTCTTATGAAATTGATTCCAATAGTATGAGTTTGTCTAACTTAGAGGATGGGGTTTACTATTGGAAAATCACTTCAAAATCAGAGCTTGCAGATATACCGATTAGGAATAGTTCTGTGTCTCAATTTAGTATTCAGAAAAGCATTCAGGTTTCTCCTGTAATTTTACTTAAGCCGGCTGATCAATTTCAATATTCTCAAATTCCTTCAAACATTGCCTTTGAATGGGAGGCTTTGAATACGGATAGTTTTCTTTTACAGATTAGTCAGGAATCAAACTTTAAGAACATAGTATTTGAACAAAAAACAGATCATCCAAATTTTTCATACACTCAAGCCCTGCACAACGGGGAGTATTATTGGAGGGTGAAAAATTTAGAGAAGGGTGGAGATTTTTCTAAAGCGTTTCGTTTTATAGTTTCAGAGCCTGAGAAGAATACAGAAGTTACTTCACCTGTAGTTGTTCCACCCAAAAAAGTAGAGCAAGTTGTAGAGAAACCGAAAGAAGTAATTACCGAAGAAACTATTAAGACAAAAAAAGTTACCACTCAAGAGAAAAAGACTCAACCTGACAGTTCAGAGCCTCAGGTAAAACCGAGAAGACCGACTAAGGAAACCGAAGAAGAAAGAGAGCAGAGAAGAAAAATCGAACTTGAAAAATTCAATGAATATTTAAAAATGTAG
- a CDS encoding acetyl-CoA C-acetyltransferase, whose product MEQAVIIDGARTGFGSFGGSLKDIGATEMGVEVSKAAIQKSGVDPKEIEESIFGNVVPSGKDSIYLARHIGLKSGLTIETPALTLNRLCGSGMESIVQAAKKIYLNEASIVLAGGTESMSQAPYVVRNARFGVRYGSTEFEDSLNQGLTDLYVELPMGLTAENLATEYNISRQEQDDWAATSQERAEAATNSGILKEEITPITLGGKTPVVFDKDEYIKGASGTSKLSQLKPAFKKDGTVTAGNASGINDGASAVIVSSKSFADKLGKKPLALILGYGHSGCDPAKMGIGPALAIPKALKSAGLTLKDIGLIEVNEAFAAQYLAVQKELKLDPKITNVNGGAIAFGHPLGASGNRVTLTLAYEMKRRKVKFGVASLCIGGGQGIAIVLENLLA is encoded by the coding sequence ATGGAACAAGCTGTAATAATTGATGGAGCAAGAACTGGTTTTGGTTCATTTGGCGGCTCACTAAAAGATATAGGTGCAACAGAAATGGGCGTAGAAGTTTCAAAGGCAGCTATTCAGAAATCTGGCGTTGACCCAAAAGAAATCGAAGAATCTATTTTTGGAAATGTAGTTCCATCAGGAAAAGACTCAATCTATCTTGCAAGACACATCGGCCTAAAATCCGGGCTAACTATTGAAACACCAGCTCTCACTCTAAACCGTCTTTGTGGATCCGGAATGGAGTCCATAGTTCAAGCAGCCAAAAAAATCTATTTGAACGAAGCCTCTATAGTTCTGGCAGGTGGAACAGAATCTATGAGTCAGGCTCCTTATGTTGTTAGAAACGCTCGATTTGGAGTTCGTTACGGCTCTACAGAATTTGAAGACTCTTTAAACCAAGGCTTAACCGATTTGTATGTAGAATTGCCCATGGGTCTAACCGCAGAAAATCTTGCAACCGAATACAATATTTCTCGTCAAGAGCAAGATGACTGGGCAGCTACATCTCAAGAAAGAGCAGAGGCGGCAACTAATTCTGGCATCCTAAAAGAAGAAATTACCCCGATTACTCTCGGCGGGAAAACGCCGGTCGTATTTGATAAAGATGAGTATATCAAAGGCGCATCCGGAACCTCTAAACTTTCTCAATTGAAACCTGCATTTAAAAAAGATGGGACTGTCACTGCAGGAAATGCTTCCGGAATTAATGATGGTGCAAGCGCTGTAATTGTATCTTCAAAATCTTTTGCAGATAAGTTAGGAAAAAAACCTCTTGCACTGATCCTTGGATACGGACATAGCGGTTGCGACCCCGCGAAAATGGGAATCGGTCCGGCTCTTGCAATTCCCAAAGCTCTGAAATCGGCTGGACTCACCTTAAAAGATATTGGTTTAATCGAAGTCAATGAAGCCTTTGCCGCACAATACCTCGCAGTTCAAAAAGAATTAAAATTAGACCCGAAAATAACTAACGTAAACGGTGGTGCCATTGCTTTCGGTCATCCACTTGGTGCAAGTGGAAACAGAGTCACACTGACTTTGGCTTATGAAATGAAACGCAGAAAAGTAAAATTTGGAGTCGCTTCTCTATGTATCGGTGGCGGACAAGGGATTGCTATTGTCTTAGAAAATCTTTTGGCTTAA